A stretch of the Archangium violaceum genome encodes the following:
- a CDS encoding PAS domain-containing sensor histidine kinase codes for MPEQNSRTRPGHAALDEELARLLIESIDDYAIFMLDPSGHVASWNSGAERIKGYSPGEILGRHFSLFYPPGEIVAGKCEHALRCATEQGRFAEEGWRIRKNGERFWASVTLTAMRDATGRLRGFAKVTKELTERRQAEEQLRRSEEQFRLLVSGVKDYAIFMMDTEGRVLTWNEGAANITGYTAKEIVGEPVALLYPPGDVAREKPSQDIETAKREGRLEEEGWRLRKDGTTYQARVTLSPVYDATGALLGFAKVTRDLTESKRAEDERVRLAQAQEAIRMRDEFLSIASHELKTPLTALQLQSLRERLDSVEPRAHAKLERAVHSTERLSDLIEKLLDVSRLSSGQLTLNLERFDLLAAVNDVTESLREAASNASCVVHIQGAQSIEGNWDRLRRFRGRGPMRASSSPTRGPASRRRPFPGCSAGSSAPRRYATTADWAWGCT; via the coding sequence ATGCCCGAACAGAATTCGCGGACCCGGCCGGGACACGCGGCCCTGGATGAGGAGCTCGCACGGCTGCTCATCGAGAGCATCGACGACTACGCCATCTTCATGCTCGACCCCTCGGGGCACGTGGCGAGCTGGAACAGCGGAGCGGAGCGCATCAAGGGCTACAGCCCGGGGGAGATCCTGGGGCGGCACTTCTCCCTCTTCTACCCGCCCGGGGAGATCGTCGCCGGCAAGTGCGAGCACGCGCTGCGGTGCGCCACGGAGCAGGGGCGTTTCGCGGAGGAGGGCTGGCGCATCCGAAAGAACGGCGAGCGGTTCTGGGCCAGCGTGACCCTCACCGCCATGCGCGATGCCACGGGCCGGCTCCGCGGGTTCGCCAAGGTCACGAAGGAGCTCACCGAGCGCCGCCAGGCCGAGGAGCAGCTGCGCCGGAGCGAGGAACAGTTCCGGCTGCTGGTCTCGGGCGTGAAGGACTACGCCATCTTCATGATGGATACCGAGGGGCGCGTGCTGACCTGGAACGAGGGGGCGGCGAACATCACGGGCTACACGGCCAAGGAGATCGTCGGCGAGCCCGTCGCCCTCCTCTACCCACCCGGGGACGTGGCCCGGGAGAAGCCATCCCAGGACATCGAGACCGCGAAGCGGGAGGGCCGTCTCGAGGAAGAAGGATGGCGCCTGCGCAAGGATGGCACGACCTACCAGGCCCGAGTGACCCTCAGCCCCGTGTATGACGCGACGGGTGCGCTGCTGGGGTTCGCCAAGGTGACGCGCGACCTCACCGAGAGCAAGCGCGCGGAGGACGAGCGGGTCCGGCTCGCCCAGGCCCAGGAAGCGATCCGGATGCGCGACGAGTTCCTCTCCATCGCCTCGCACGAGCTGAAGACGCCGCTCACCGCGCTCCAGCTCCAGAGTCTGAGGGAGCGTCTGGACTCCGTCGAGCCGAGGGCCCATGCCAAGCTCGAGCGCGCGGTTCACAGCACCGAGCGGTTGTCGGACCTCATCGAGAAACTGCTCGATGTCTCGCGGCTCTCGAGCGGCCAGCTCACGCTCAACCTGGAGCGGTTCGACCTGCTCGCCGCGGTGAACGACGTCACCGAGAGCCTGCGCGAAGCGGCGTCCAACGCCTCCTGCGTGGTTCATATCCAGGGTGCGCAGTCCATCGAGGGGAACTGGGATCGCCTCCGTCGGTTTCGAGGGAGGGGTCCGATGCGCGCCTCGTCGTCACCGACAAGGGGCCCGGCATCCCGGAGAAGGCCCTTTCCCGGCTGTTCGGCAGGTTCGAGCGCGCCGCGTCGATACGCCACTACGGCGGACTGGGCCTGGGGCTGTACGTGA
- a CDS encoding MarR family winged helix-turn-helix transcriptional regulator: protein MTDVLRLENQLCFALHAASRAMTGAYQPLLEELGITYPQYLVLLTLWEEDGARVSRIGERLYLDSATLTPLLKRLEARGLVERRRSNEDERVVEVFLTPEGKRLEQKARDIPQALFCKTKLSLGELARLRAALQELTRTLHESSED from the coding sequence ATGACCGATGTTCTTCGACTCGAGAACCAGCTCTGCTTCGCGCTCCACGCGGCGTCGCGCGCGATGACGGGGGCCTACCAACCCCTGCTCGAGGAACTCGGCATCACCTATCCCCAGTACCTCGTCCTCCTCACGCTCTGGGAGGAGGATGGCGCGCGGGTCTCGCGCATCGGGGAGCGGCTCTACCTCGACTCCGCGACGCTGACGCCGCTGCTCAAGCGCCTGGAGGCGCGAGGGCTCGTCGAGCGTCGGCGGAGCAACGAGGATGAGCGTGTCGTCGAGGTCTTCCTCACCCCCGAGGGCAAGCGCCTCGAACAGAAGGCCCGGGACATCCCCCAGGCCCTCTTCTGCAAGACGAAGCTGTCGCTCGGCGAGCTCGCGCGTCTGCGGGCGGCGCTGCAGGAGCTCACGCGAACGCTTCACGAGTCCTCGGAGGACTGA
- a CDS encoding sensor histidine kinase yields MPEKALSRLFGRFERAASIRHYGGLGLGLYVSREIVEAHGGSISASNQPGGGACFMIRLPAGETGSGPP; encoded by the coding sequence ATCCCGGAGAAGGCCCTTTCCCGGCTGTTCGGCAGGTTCGAGCGCGCCGCGTCGATACGCCACTACGGCGGACTGGGCCTGGGGCTGTACGTGAGCCGGGAGATCGTCGAAGCCCATGGCGGAAGCATCTCCGCCAGCAATCAGCCCGGAGGGGGCGCCTGTTTCATGATCCGCCTGCCGGCGGGCGAGACCGGTTCCGGGCCTCCGTGA
- a CDS encoding TerB family tellurite resistance protein: MAKLTAEDDFNIEVLKLMLQLAWSDGQLDLREVGTILGSARSWGVPEPEIAALKKSLEGNATPPAPDLALLRDRPDEVLEAARALIACDGRLQAAETEMLEELRIILSPER; this comes from the coding sequence ATGGCCAAGCTCACCGCCGAGGACGACTTCAACATCGAGGTGCTCAAACTGATGCTCCAGCTGGCCTGGAGCGATGGTCAGCTGGACCTGCGGGAGGTGGGGACCATCCTGGGCTCGGCGCGGAGCTGGGGCGTTCCGGAGCCGGAGATCGCCGCGCTCAAGAAGTCGCTGGAGGGCAACGCCACCCCACCGGCTCCGGACCTGGCGCTCCTGCGTGACCGCCCGGACGAGGTCCTCGAGGCGGCCCGCGCGCTCATCGCGTGCGATGGCCGGCTCCAGGCCGCCGAGACGGAGATGCTCGAGGAGCTGCGCATCATCCTGAGCCCCGAGCGCTGA
- a CDS encoding DUF938 domain-containing protein — protein MKRHAPSAERNRDPLLAVLRELMPSRGTVLEVASGTGQHAVFFSRAFPELVWQPTDADPTALESIEAWRQEEGPPNLRAPLALDVSTPPWPVESADAMVCINMIHISPWEACQGLMRGAARVLSPGGPLILYGAYFIEGRPTAPSNLAFDASLRERNPAWGVRELGAVTAEARANGLELDRVVDMPSNNFTVVFRQHR, from the coding sequence ATGAAACGCCACGCACCGTCCGCCGAGCGCAACCGCGACCCCCTCCTCGCCGTCCTCCGCGAGCTGATGCCCTCACGAGGCACCGTGCTCGAGGTGGCCAGCGGCACCGGTCAACACGCCGTCTTCTTCTCCCGCGCCTTCCCGGAGCTCGTGTGGCAGCCCACGGACGCGGACCCCACCGCCCTGGAGAGCATCGAGGCGTGGCGCCAGGAGGAGGGCCCACCCAACCTGCGAGCGCCGCTCGCGCTGGATGTCAGCACCCCCCCCTGGCCCGTGGAGTCCGCGGACGCGATGGTCTGCATCAACATGATCCACATCTCGCCGTGGGAGGCCTGCCAGGGATTGATGCGCGGTGCCGCCCGGGTGCTGTCGCCCGGCGGCCCGCTCATCCTGTATGGCGCGTACTTCATCGAGGGCCGACCCACCGCGCCGAGCAACCTCGCCTTCGATGCCTCGCTGCGCGAGCGCAACCCGGCCTGGGGCGTGCGCGAGCTGGGCGCCGTCACGGCGGAGGCGCGGGCGAACGGATTGGAGCTCGACCGCGTCGTGGACATGCCGAGCAACAACTTCACCGTCGTCTTCCGCCAGCACCGATGA
- a CDS encoding serine/threonine-protein kinase, producing the protein MKNVKPVRDLHTWTSESDTQSFVIWEQGLTVGRYQLLTKLAVGGMAEIWLARQSGPQGFEKFVAIKRIVERLSSDSEFVGLFLDEARLAAQLNHPHIVQILELGEEEGAYYIAMEYLAGENSASIAKACARQKKPLPLALAVRIIADAAEGLAYAHAKQGPDGALLGIVHRDVSPHNILVTYEGTVKLLDFGIAKAANRETQTMVGQVRGKAAYMSPEQARGEPLDGRSDIFSLGIVLFELVTGTRLFPSTDSLGVMNMLAGETPLPLAHERNPRVPESLSRIISRALARQPAQRYPSARHFHAALQAWLRGLPKVPDCCELARFMTQLFGERIQERARLLESARSGDLTPSSARRVAGRSQSSPSMPGHVLGSLELTAKLSTPRRSRWPWLAGASGVSLLALTGVFFALRASPVEPSTVQTPPVAERPPTPVGPPVLSIETDPPGARLWVDGQEVGVSPLTLETLAPGEHLVKASLEGREPVERPVRLSHPGERTLVILELAAPRQQPLPPEAPAEPQAAAVARVTKRARGRLSLDTTPWTYVYLRGRKLGDTPLIEFPLPAGRHQLKLVNEDRNISTVIEVEIHAGKTTGKKLRL; encoded by the coding sequence ATGAAGAATGTGAAGCCCGTGCGTGACCTCCACACCTGGACTTCGGAGAGTGACACCCAGTCCTTCGTCATCTGGGAGCAAGGGCTGACCGTGGGCCGTTACCAGCTGTTGACGAAGCTCGCGGTGGGCGGCATGGCGGAGATCTGGCTGGCGCGACAGTCCGGGCCCCAGGGGTTCGAGAAGTTCGTCGCCATCAAGCGCATCGTCGAGAGGTTGAGCTCGGATTCGGAGTTCGTGGGATTGTTCCTCGACGAGGCCCGGCTCGCCGCGCAGCTCAATCACCCGCACATCGTCCAGATCCTCGAGCTGGGAGAGGAAGAAGGGGCCTACTACATCGCGATGGAGTACCTGGCCGGCGAGAACTCGGCCTCCATCGCCAAGGCCTGCGCGCGTCAGAAGAAGCCGCTGCCCCTCGCCCTCGCGGTGCGCATCATCGCGGACGCCGCCGAGGGCCTGGCCTATGCCCACGCGAAGCAGGGACCCGATGGAGCCCTGCTCGGCATCGTCCACCGGGACGTGTCGCCGCATAACATCCTGGTGACCTACGAAGGCACGGTGAAGCTCCTGGACTTCGGGATCGCCAAGGCCGCCAACCGCGAGACCCAGACGATGGTGGGCCAGGTGCGAGGCAAGGCGGCGTACATGTCGCCCGAGCAGGCGCGAGGCGAGCCGCTCGATGGTCGCAGCGACATCTTCTCGCTGGGCATCGTCCTCTTCGAGCTGGTGACGGGCACGCGGCTCTTCCCCTCCACCGATTCGCTTGGCGTGATGAACATGCTGGCCGGTGAGACGCCGCTGCCCCTCGCCCACGAGCGCAACCCGCGCGTTCCCGAGTCCCTGAGCCGCATCATCTCCCGGGCCCTCGCGCGTCAGCCCGCCCAGCGTTATCCCAGCGCTCGTCACTTCCATGCGGCGTTGCAGGCGTGGCTGCGTGGCCTGCCGAAGGTGCCGGACTGTTGCGAGCTGGCCCGCTTCATGACGCAGCTCTTCGGTGAGCGCATCCAGGAGCGTGCCCGGCTGCTGGAGTCCGCGCGCTCCGGGGATCTCACCCCGTCGAGCGCCCGTCGGGTCGCGGGGCGCAGCCAGTCCTCGCCGTCCATGCCGGGCCATGTCCTCGGGTCCCTGGAGCTCACCGCGAAGCTGTCCACCCCCCGCCGGAGTCGCTGGCCCTGGCTCGCCGGTGCCTCCGGGGTGTCGCTGCTCGCCCTCACCGGAGTGTTCTTCGCCCTGCGCGCGTCGCCCGTCGAGCCCTCCACCGTCCAGACGCCTCCGGTCGCCGAGCGCCCGCCCACGCCCGTGGGGCCGCCCGTGCTCTCCATCGAGACGGATCCCCCTGGCGCCCGGCTCTGGGTGGACGGCCAGGAGGTGGGAGTCTCGCCCCTGACGCTCGAGACGCTCGCGCCGGGCGAGCACCTCGTGAAGGCCTCGCTCGAGGGCAGGGAGCCCGTGGAACGTCCGGTGAGGCTGTCCCATCCGGGCGAGCGGACCCTGGTGATCCTCGAGTTGGCCGCCCCGCGGCAGCAGCCGCTCCCCCCCGAGGCGCCCGCGGAGCCCCAGGCCGCCGCGGTGGCTCGCGTGACGAAGCGCGCCAGGGGACGGCTGTCCCTGGACACCACGCCCTGGACCTACGTCTACCTCCGTGGGCGGAAGCTGGGGGACACGCCCCTCATCGAGTTCCCCCTCCCCGCGGGGCGGCACCAGCTCAAGCTCGTCAATGAGGACAGGAATATCTCCACCGTCATCGAAGTGGAGATTCACGCCGGAAAGACCACGGGGAAGAAGCTGCGGCTCTGA
- a CDS encoding DUF4202 family protein, producing MIRQLLLSEPDLRAADAPPAPSGAFVLLAEEFPSIAVGPPAPASNANVLRLDVQEWRAPGFDPFDWDEHVFGAANACPEGNCLALQLTGAPREVLASSALEILTRYQGLVGRRNAASEGPLFDAILARHRALHDMSKPLVVADYRHALDAWQWVLRLAPRADIALQTAALFHDVERLLSESDARVEHHARDYQAFKDAHAARGADVACALLAEVGMDKGTRERVRWLIGRHERPESDVCLTLLNDADALSFFSLNASGFVRYFPLEHTRRKVAYTLGRLRPNQRWRLARIRLAPQVRRLLEEALGAVTLPTTMQESA from the coding sequence ATGATCCGACAGCTGCTGCTGTCCGAACCCGACCTTCGTGCAGCTGACGCGCCGCCAGCGCCGTCTGGAGCCTTCGTCCTGCTGGCCGAGGAGTTTCCCTCCATCGCCGTGGGGCCGCCCGCTCCGGCCAGCAACGCGAACGTGCTGCGGCTCGACGTCCAGGAGTGGCGTGCCCCCGGTTTCGACCCGTTCGACTGGGACGAGCACGTCTTCGGCGCCGCCAACGCCTGCCCGGAAGGCAACTGTCTCGCCCTGCAACTCACCGGCGCCCCGCGCGAGGTGCTCGCCTCCTCGGCCCTGGAGATCCTCACCCGCTACCAGGGTCTGGTCGGCCGCCGCAATGCCGCGTCCGAGGGGCCACTCTTCGACGCCATCCTCGCGCGCCACCGGGCCCTGCATGACATGAGCAAGCCGCTCGTCGTCGCGGACTACCGGCATGCGCTGGACGCGTGGCAGTGGGTGCTGCGGCTCGCCCCGCGGGCGGACATCGCCCTCCAGACGGCGGCCCTCTTCCATGACGTGGAGCGCCTGCTCTCCGAATCCGACGCGCGCGTGGAGCACCACGCCCGGGACTACCAGGCCTTCAAGGACGCCCATGCGGCGCGCGGCGCGGACGTGGCGTGCGCGCTGCTCGCGGAGGTGGGCATGGACAAGGGCACCCGCGAGCGCGTGCGCTGGCTCATCGGCCGCCACGAGCGCCCCGAGTCGGACGTGTGCCTCACGCTCCTCAACGACGCGGACGCCCTCTCCTTCTTCTCGCTCAACGCCTCCGGCTTCGTGCGCTACTTCCCGCTCGAGCACACCCGCCGCAAGGTGGCCTACACGCTCGGCCGGCTGCGCCCCAACCAGCGCTGGCGGCTCGCGCGCATCCGGCTCGCGCCCCAGGTGCGCCGCCTCCTCGAGGAGGCCCTCGGCGCGGTCACCCTTCCCACCACGATGCAGGAGTCGGCATGA
- the traC gene encoding outer membrane exchange accessory lipoprotein TraC — protein sequence MRSLPARPPSSLARRLGFIVLSLFALLAAMGCSAFSRAVKEGDQFTTARNWEQAEAAYQRALAVEPGDSEVKVKLRNMRKQWSAEVFQAAQAKHAEGDLASATPLLVRAIELDDENDPARALLGQTLDARVAVALEALKEERLQDARTELDAVLAVDAEHEAARKGVVAVQTAWARRWFSTAQRLEEEGKLGNALLAYVRADQERVGVTPARERAEEVRRKLRDEIAFLVVTGPAEDKAEAPDVAQRLSPGRLSALLPQEVPIRVITADAPKDHPGVRLGVAVERVMPVKSVEQGQKSQRYLVTNKAVPSPRRLELEAALLEQERKLEDVERRLSGVLRDYLRKQDELAQAREVAARCRERERTVCAKGLSECIRAFERAKPGNVPSECNPARCNPQCEQEEGALAQRANAAKELERRLEAAQENAELQRREVQRGRDAYYREPLTVEEPVYADYPYDVELHRLSITASVTERLIDLAKDAAGASPRTEDYAAVAEDSANKAYDKVGVLADPVQLRTEAELRVEAGDKAMASIAERVKERFDIYRQGKVEDARRGMVRPSAEDVVETAVRALLLTADEPPQDILQPLAKARGLENPEAIFGR from the coding sequence GTGCGTTCCTTGCCTGCCCGCCCCCCGTCATCCCTGGCCCGCCGGCTGGGGTTCATTGTTCTCTCACTCTTCGCCCTGCTCGCGGCCATGGGTTGTTCGGCCTTCTCGCGCGCGGTGAAGGAAGGCGACCAGTTCACCACCGCTCGGAATTGGGAGCAGGCGGAGGCCGCCTACCAGCGCGCGCTCGCCGTGGAGCCCGGTGACTCGGAAGTGAAGGTGAAGCTGCGCAACATGCGCAAGCAGTGGAGCGCCGAGGTGTTCCAGGCCGCGCAGGCGAAGCACGCCGAGGGGGACCTGGCCAGCGCCACGCCGCTGCTGGTGCGCGCCATCGAGCTGGACGACGAGAACGACCCGGCGCGCGCGCTGCTCGGCCAGACGCTGGATGCGCGGGTGGCGGTGGCGCTCGAGGCGCTGAAGGAGGAGCGGCTGCAGGATGCCCGGACCGAGCTCGACGCGGTGCTGGCGGTGGACGCCGAGCACGAGGCGGCGCGCAAGGGGGTGGTCGCGGTGCAGACGGCCTGGGCGCGCCGGTGGTTCTCCACCGCGCAGCGGCTGGAGGAGGAGGGCAAGCTGGGCAACGCGTTGCTCGCGTACGTGCGCGCGGACCAGGAGCGCGTGGGGGTCACCCCCGCCCGGGAGCGCGCCGAGGAGGTGCGTCGCAAGCTCCGGGACGAGATCGCCTTCCTGGTGGTGACGGGGCCCGCGGAGGACAAGGCGGAGGCGCCGGACGTGGCGCAGCGGCTGTCCCCGGGGCGGCTGTCGGCGCTGCTGCCGCAGGAGGTCCCCATCCGTGTCATCACCGCGGATGCGCCGAAGGACCACCCGGGCGTGCGCCTGGGGGTGGCGGTGGAGCGGGTGATGCCGGTGAAGTCGGTGGAGCAGGGCCAGAAGTCGCAGCGCTACCTGGTGACGAACAAGGCCGTGCCCAGCCCGCGCCGGCTCGAGCTGGAGGCCGCGCTGTTGGAGCAGGAGCGCAAGCTGGAGGACGTGGAGCGCAGGCTGTCGGGCGTGCTGCGTGACTACCTGCGCAAGCAGGACGAGCTGGCCCAGGCGCGCGAGGTGGCCGCCCGCTGCCGCGAGCGCGAGCGCACGGTGTGCGCCAAGGGGCTGTCCGAGTGCATCCGGGCCTTCGAAAGGGCCAAGCCGGGGAATGTGCCGAGCGAGTGCAACCCCGCCCGCTGCAACCCGCAGTGCGAGCAGGAGGAGGGCGCGCTGGCGCAGCGGGCCAACGCGGCGAAGGAGCTGGAGCGCCGGCTGGAGGCGGCGCAGGAGAACGCGGAGCTGCAGCGGCGCGAGGTGCAGCGGGGCCGGGACGCCTACTACCGCGAGCCCCTCACGGTGGAGGAGCCCGTCTACGCCGACTACCCCTACGACGTGGAGCTGCACCGGCTGTCCATCACCGCGAGCGTCACCGAGCGGTTGATCGACCTGGCGAAGGACGCGGCGGGTGCCTCTCCGCGCACCGAGGACTACGCGGCCGTGGCCGAGGACTCGGCCAACAAGGCCTATGACAAGGTGGGCGTGCTGGCGGATCCGGTGCAGCTGCGCACCGAGGCGGAGCTGCGGGTGGAGGCGGGCGACAAGGCCATGGCCTCCATCGCCGAGCGCGTGAAGGAGCGCTTCGACATCTACCGCCAGGGCAAGGTGGAGGACGCACGGCGGGGCATGGTGCGCCCCAGCGCCGAGGACGTGGTGGAGACGGCGGTGCGCGCGCTGCTGCTCACCGCGGACGAGCCTCCCCAGGACATCCTCCAGCCGCTGGCCAAGGCGCGCGGCCTGGAGAATCCCGAGGCCATCTTCGGGCGTTGA
- a CDS encoding DsbA family oxidoreductase yields MAERSSLVRLQEEFDVEVEWKGFQLNPGTPRGGVPLKRLFGGRTEMMRSQVARFARGFGVSIQVPGHLYNTRRVLALTEWAREQGRFQAFYEAAMEAHWQRGEDLENPDVLARLAEQASLSGEEARSAMDAPRYQARVDAQHEEGEREGVSGIPTFFIGDVRVVGCQPYEVFAEAARRAGARPRR; encoded by the coding sequence ATCGCGGAGCGGAGCAGCCTGGTCAGGCTGCAAGAGGAGTTCGACGTCGAGGTGGAGTGGAAGGGCTTCCAGCTGAACCCGGGAACGCCCCGGGGTGGAGTGCCCCTGAAGCGGCTCTTCGGGGGCCGCACGGAGATGATGCGGAGCCAGGTGGCGCGGTTCGCCCGGGGCTTCGGCGTCTCCATCCAGGTGCCCGGACACCTGTACAACACACGCCGGGTGCTCGCGCTGACGGAGTGGGCCCGGGAACAGGGTCGCTTCCAGGCCTTCTACGAAGCGGCCATGGAGGCCCATTGGCAGCGCGGCGAGGACCTCGAGAACCCGGACGTGCTCGCCCGCCTGGCCGAGCAGGCCAGCCTGTCTGGAGAGGAAGCGAGGAGCGCCATGGACGCGCCCCGCTACCAGGCCCGCGTGGACGCCCAGCATGAGGAGGGCGAGCGGGAGGGCGTGAGTGGCATCCCCACCTTCTTCATCGGGGACGTCCGCGTGGTGGGCTGCCAGCCGTACGAGGTGTTCGCGGAGGCCGCCCGCCGCGCGGGAGCACGGCCCCGGCGCTGA
- a CDS encoding PilZ domain-containing protein — translation MSGDLETSAGAVLAAGTYSGYSLHTRPEQGINLILSQPGISCSRVTRLSPTVVWALPEPGAELPPRERTLQLLLDDNGRTIGPLRGEILWSDPRRYDAPIGIQLVDVTVEQGRQILSTLDAAVRQGRAMPAVSPQPIEEALVEPERIRSILKSVCVMKHQGVLRQLGRTLRVSLEYFDVVTSQLHWRLEEPGTEWGAAPYDIEVVGHNSAYRLRVSALETRGGRMVTPIPRRMWKVRHRWHRRVPAPAGLRARFHHPLWGELGTLEREAVDVSFNGLCLRSPAEDLIFPGLLLQPLEVRGEGEEPILLRGEVRFVGDKDGQRVFGLQVTPCTPLDESRWVQLVSQALSPATRGGEQWLEPLWELLVDSGYFNLSGKRTEHFEELRASFFETSQRAAHLPRLFCQTVWPSERGVEATLSSVRPYRHSWLVHQLAKRPGRPGGDVPPGQILRDIHVRTLEHAQSDPDFRWLVAYVESTVPLIERVHMAYARAQADGGEALVMPVRIMDVHCDERSGLPSDGFEIGPARSEEKTRLAEEITRTRPACYVEALDLSRERMDLRDTAATWHAAGLERERQVLVARRGGVAVAAILLELGQPGTNLFRLLDAARLFPLTPEGPDAYVALLDEARAWYARRGRSSFVFLREDEDDSYAAAARLHDEPGAKPCLWLLSTRMLPEFLEYVSEATVGRLTPANHRTA, via the coding sequence TTGAGTGGAGATCTCGAGACGTCGGCCGGCGCTGTCCTCGCCGCGGGTACCTATTCGGGCTATTCGCTGCACACCCGGCCCGAGCAGGGCATCAACCTCATCCTGTCCCAGCCCGGTATCAGCTGCAGCCGCGTGACGCGGCTGAGCCCCACCGTGGTGTGGGCCCTGCCCGAGCCCGGCGCCGAGCTGCCGCCCCGGGAGCGCACGCTGCAACTGCTCCTGGACGACAACGGCCGCACCATCGGGCCGCTGCGGGGGGAAATCCTCTGGAGCGATCCGCGCCGGTACGACGCGCCCATCGGCATCCAGCTCGTGGACGTGACGGTGGAGCAGGGCCGGCAGATCCTCTCCACCCTGGACGCGGCGGTCCGCCAGGGGCGTGCCATGCCCGCGGTCTCGCCGCAGCCCATCGAGGAGGCCCTCGTCGAGCCCGAGCGCATCCGCTCCATCCTCAAGTCCGTGTGCGTGATGAAGCACCAGGGCGTGCTGCGGCAGCTCGGGCGGACGTTGCGCGTGTCGCTGGAGTACTTCGACGTGGTGACCTCCCAGCTGCACTGGCGGCTGGAGGAGCCGGGGACGGAGTGGGGCGCGGCGCCCTATGACATCGAGGTGGTGGGCCACAACTCCGCCTACCGCCTGCGCGTGTCGGCGCTCGAGACGCGGGGCGGCCGGATGGTGACGCCGATTCCGCGGCGGATGTGGAAGGTGCGCCACCGCTGGCACCGGCGCGTGCCCGCCCCGGCCGGCCTCCGCGCCCGTTTCCACCATCCGCTGTGGGGTGAGCTGGGCACCCTCGAGCGCGAGGCCGTGGACGTGTCCTTCAACGGCCTGTGCCTGCGCAGCCCGGCCGAGGACCTCATCTTCCCGGGCCTCCTGCTCCAACCCCTCGAGGTCCGGGGCGAGGGCGAGGAGCCCATCCTCCTGCGCGGCGAGGTGCGCTTCGTGGGGGACAAGGACGGGCAGAGGGTGTTCGGCCTCCAGGTCACCCCGTGCACGCCGCTGGACGAGTCGCGCTGGGTGCAGCTCGTCTCCCAGGCGCTCAGCCCCGCCACGCGCGGCGGAGAGCAATGGCTCGAGCCGCTGTGGGAGCTCCTCGTCGACTCGGGCTACTTCAACCTGTCCGGCAAGAGGACGGAGCACTTCGAGGAGCTGCGCGCCAGCTTCTTCGAGACGAGCCAGCGCGCCGCGCACCTGCCCCGGCTCTTCTGCCAGACGGTGTGGCCCTCGGAGCGGGGCGTGGAGGCCACGCTGTCCTCCGTGCGGCCCTACCGCCACAGCTGGCTGGTGCACCAGCTGGCCAAGCGCCCCGGCAGACCCGGCGGGGATGTCCCGCCCGGGCAGATCCTCCGCGACATCCACGTGCGCACGCTGGAGCACGCCCAGAGCGATCCCGACTTCCGTTGGCTGGTCGCCTACGTCGAGTCGACCGTGCCCCTCATCGAGCGCGTCCACATGGCCTATGCGCGGGCCCAGGCCGACGGCGGTGAGGCCCTGGTCATGCCCGTGCGCATCATGGACGTACACTGCGACGAGCGCAGCGGGCTGCCCTCGGACGGGTTCGAGATCGGCCCGGCCCGCTCCGAGGAGAAGACGCGCCTGGCGGAGGAGATCACCCGCACGCGCCCCGCCTGCTACGTGGAAGCGCTGGACCTCTCGCGCGAGCGGATGGATCTGCGGGACACGGCGGCGACGTGGCACGCGGCCGGGCTGGAGCGCGAGCGGCAGGTGCTGGTGGCTCGCCGCGGCGGTGTCGCGGTGGCCGCCATCCTCCTCGAGCTGGGACAGCCCGGGACGAACCTCTTCCGCCTGCTGGACGCGGCCCGCCTGTTCCCGCTCACCCCCGAGGGCCCGGACGCCTACGTCGCGCTGCTCGACGAGGCCCGCGCCTGGTACGCGCGGCGGGGCCGCTCCTCCTTCGTCTTCCTGCGCGAGGACGAGGATGACAGCTACGCCGCCGCCGCCCGGCTGCATGACGAGCCCGGCGCGAAGCCCTGCCTGTGGCTGCTCTCCACCCGGATGCTGCCCGAGTTCCTGGAGTACGTGAGCGAGGCGACCGTGGGTCGCCTGACGCCCGCGAACCACCGTACGGCCTGA
- a CDS encoding organic hydroperoxide resistance protein — MSQSPVVLEKRLYTAVATATAGREGRARSDDGLLDVALAPPRALGGNGAGTNPEQLFAAGYAACFGSALGHVARAKKITTGPVSITAEVTIGPVGQGFGLAVELVASIPELPREQAESLLRAAHEVCPYSNATRGNIAVDVRLA, encoded by the coding sequence ATGAGCCAGTCACCTGTGGTTCTCGAGAAGCGCCTCTACACCGCTGTTGCCACCGCCACGGCGGGGCGTGAGGGTCGTGCCAGGAGCGATGATGGACTTCTCGATGTCGCGCTGGCTCCTCCGCGCGCGCTCGGCGGCAACGGTGCGGGTACCAACCCCGAGCAGCTCTTCGCCGCCGGTTACGCCGCGTGCTTCGGGAGCGCCCTCGGCCACGTCGCTCGCGCGAAGAAGATCACCACGGGGCCGGTCAGCATCACCGCCGAGGTGACGATTGGTCCCGTGGGTCAGGGGTTCGGACTGGCGGTGGAGCTCGTCGCCTCGATTCCCGAGCTTCCGCGCGAGCAGGCGGAGTCCCTCCTGCGCGCCGCCCACGAGGTGTGCCCGTACTCCAACGCGACGCGGGGCAACATCGCCGTGGACGTGCGCCTCGCGTGA